In Burkholderia contaminans, the following proteins share a genomic window:
- the tolR gene encoding protein TolR — translation MAGSPIRSSMRGGRSRRAMADINVVPYIDVMLVLLVIFMVTAPLVAPSIINLPTVGNAAPQEQTPPVVVNIKADRTMSVKYKGDSGATQEDTMTKAELDSFIVARQADHPDQPVVIAADKTVQYDAVMTVMSDLKARGVKRVGLLVKSQ, via the coding sequence ATGGCAGGAAGTCCCATCCGATCCAGCATGCGCGGCGGCCGCTCGCGCCGCGCAATGGCCGACATCAACGTCGTGCCGTACATCGACGTGATGCTGGTGCTGCTCGTGATCTTCATGGTCACCGCACCGCTCGTCGCCCCGTCGATCATCAACCTGCCGACCGTCGGCAACGCCGCGCCGCAGGAGCAGACGCCGCCCGTCGTCGTCAACATCAAGGCCGATCGCACGATGAGCGTCAAGTACAAGGGCGACTCGGGCGCGACCCAGGAAGACACGATGACGAAGGCCGAGCTCGACAGCTTCATCGTGGCCCGGCAGGCTGACCATCCCGACCAGCCGGTCGTGATCGCGGCCGACAAGACCGTGCAGTACGATGCGGTCATGACCGTGATGTCCGATCTGAAGGCGCGCGGCGTCAAGCGCGTCGGCCTCCTCGTCAAATCGCAATGA
- the tolQ gene encoding protein TolQ — MNTSQDLSIISLVLNASVLAQAVMGLLLLLSLMSWTFIFRKWFAIRRARAQTERFEKDFWSGGDLQALYQSAANNRHTIGALERIFESGMREFLKAKEKRISDPGLVLDGARRAMRASFQREMDVLEANLAFLASVGSVSPYIGLFGTVWGIMNSFRGLANVQQATLANVAPGIAEALVATAIGLFAAIPAVVAYNRYAHDIDRLAIRFETFIEEFSNILQRQAQ; from the coding sequence ATGAACACTTCTCAAGACCTGTCGATCATTTCCCTCGTCCTCAACGCGAGCGTGCTGGCCCAGGCCGTGATGGGGCTGCTGCTGCTGCTGTCGCTGATGTCGTGGACCTTCATCTTCCGCAAGTGGTTTGCGATCCGCCGCGCACGCGCGCAGACCGAACGCTTCGAGAAGGATTTCTGGTCGGGCGGCGACCTGCAGGCGCTGTACCAGAGCGCCGCCAACAACCGCCACACGATCGGCGCGCTGGAGCGGATCTTCGAATCGGGCATGCGCGAGTTCCTGAAGGCGAAGGAAAAGCGCATCAGCGATCCGGGCCTCGTGCTCGACGGTGCGCGCCGCGCGATGCGCGCGTCTTTCCAGCGTGAGATGGACGTGCTCGAAGCGAACCTCGCGTTCCTCGCATCGGTCGGCTCGGTCAGCCCGTACATCGGTCTGTTCGGCACGGTCTGGGGGATCATGAACTCGTTCCGCGGCCTCGCGAACGTGCAGCAGGCAACGCTCGCGAACGTCGCGCCGGGCATCGCCGAGGCGCTCGTCGCCACCGCGATCGGCCTGTTCGCCGCGATTCCGGCGGTGGTCGCGTACAACCGCTACGCGCACGACATCGACCGCCTCGCGATCCGCTTCGAGACCTTCATCGAAGAGTTCTCGAACATCCTGCAGCGTCAGGCCCAGTAA
- the ybgC gene encoding tol-pal system-associated acyl-CoA thioesterase: MRAMTQPTRSPEAPSGFIWPVRVYYEDTDAGGIVFYANYLKFFERARTEWLRACGIDQRQLADDTDAIFVVRSTSLDYRAPARLDDTLAITSRPGRIGRASVEFTQEAWCGDTLLVAGHIRLGCVDRTGIRPAAIPPAVLDALQRGPVINDGQTALSTKLA; the protein is encoded by the coding sequence ATGCGCGCCATGACCCAGCCTACCCGCTCCCCGGAAGCGCCGTCCGGCTTCATCTGGCCGGTGCGCGTGTACTACGAGGATACCGACGCAGGCGGCATCGTCTTCTATGCCAACTACCTGAAGTTCTTCGAACGCGCCCGCACCGAGTGGCTGCGCGCATGCGGCATCGACCAGCGCCAGCTCGCCGACGATACCGACGCGATCTTCGTCGTCCGCAGCACGTCGCTCGACTACCGCGCCCCGGCGCGACTCGACGACACACTGGCGATCACGAGCCGGCCCGGACGCATCGGCCGTGCATCGGTGGAATTCACGCAGGAAGCCTGGTGTGGAGACACGCTGCTCGTGGCCGGACACATCCGCCTCGGCTGCGTCGACCGTACCGGCATCCGGCCCGCGGCCATCCCGCCGGCCGTGCTCGACGCGCTGCAGCGCGGGCCCGTCATCAACGACGGGCAGACTGCACTGTCAACGAAGCTCGCATGA
- a CDS encoding SDR family NAD(P)-dependent oxidoreductase: MIVFVTGASAGFGAAIARAFVTGGHRVVATARRKDRLDALAAELGDSLLPLELDVRDRAAVEAAPAALPAEFAALDVLVNNAGLALGVEPAHKASLDEWHTMIDTNCTGLVTVTHALLPGMIDRGRGHIFNLGSVAGSYPYAGGNVYGATKAFVRQFSLNLRADLLGTPLRVTDVEPGLCGGTEFSNVRYRGDDAKAANVYNNVQPLMPEDIADAIYWIATRPAHVNVNTIELMPVAQAPGGPTVHRG, from the coding sequence ATGATCGTGTTCGTCACAGGCGCGTCCGCCGGCTTCGGCGCCGCCATCGCCCGTGCCTTCGTCACGGGAGGCCACCGCGTCGTCGCGACCGCGCGCCGCAAGGATCGTCTCGATGCACTCGCCGCCGAACTCGGCGATTCCCTTCTGCCGCTCGAGCTCGACGTACGCGATCGCGCGGCCGTCGAGGCCGCGCCGGCCGCCCTTCCCGCCGAATTCGCGGCGCTCGACGTGCTCGTCAACAACGCCGGCCTCGCGCTCGGCGTCGAGCCGGCCCACAAGGCCAGCCTCGACGAGTGGCACACGATGATCGACACGAACTGCACGGGCCTCGTCACGGTCACGCACGCACTGCTGCCCGGCATGATCGATCGCGGCCGCGGCCACATCTTCAATCTCGGGTCGGTCGCGGGTTCGTACCCTTATGCGGGCGGCAACGTCTACGGCGCAACCAAGGCTTTTGTCAGACAATTCAGCCTGAACCTGCGCGCCGACCTGCTCGGCACGCCGCTGCGCGTCACCGACGTCGAGCCTGGCCTGTGCGGCGGCACCGAATTCTCGAACGTCCGCTATCGCGGCGACGACGCCAAGGCGGCGAACGTCTACAACAATGTCCAGCCGCTCATGCCCGAGGACATCGCCGATGCGATCTACTGGATCGCGACGCGCCCCGCGCATGTCAACGTCAATACGATCGAGCTGATGCCGGTCGCGCAAGCCCCCGGCGGCCCGACCGTCCACCGCGGCTGA
- the glyA gene encoding serine hydroxymethyltransferase, giving the protein MFDRAQSTIANVDPEIFAAIEQENRRQEDHIELIASENYTSPAVMAAQGSQLTNKYAEGYPGKRYYGGCEYVDVVEQLAIDRVKQLFGAEAANVQPNSGSQANQGVFFAMLKPGDTIMGMSLAHGGHLTHGSPVNMSGKWFNVVSYGLNENEDIDYEAAEKLAQEHKPKLIVAGASAFSLKIDFERLAKIAKSVGAYLMVDMAHYAGLIAAGVYPNPVPHADFVTTTTHKSLRGPRGGVILMKAEYEKPINSAIFPGIQGGPLMHVIAGKAVAFKEALSPEFKAYQEKVVENARVLAETLVKRGLRIVSGRTESHVMLVDLRAKNITGKAAEAALGAAHITVNKNAIPNDPEKPFVTSGIRLGSPAMTTRGFGPAEAEQVGNLIADVLDNPEDAATIERVRAQVAELTKRFPVYR; this is encoded by the coding sequence ATGTTTGACAGAGCCCAAAGCACCATTGCGAACGTCGATCCCGAAATCTTTGCCGCGATCGAGCAGGAAAACCGCCGCCAGGAAGATCACATCGAGCTGATCGCGTCGGAAAACTACACGAGCCCGGCGGTGATGGCCGCACAGGGTTCGCAACTCACGAACAAGTACGCGGAAGGGTATCCGGGCAAGCGCTACTACGGCGGCTGCGAATACGTGGATGTGGTCGAGCAGCTGGCGATCGACCGCGTGAAGCAGCTGTTCGGCGCGGAAGCCGCGAACGTGCAGCCGAACTCGGGTTCGCAAGCGAACCAGGGTGTGTTCTTCGCGATGCTCAAGCCGGGCGACACGATCATGGGCATGAGCCTCGCGCACGGCGGCCACCTGACGCACGGCTCGCCGGTGAACATGTCGGGCAAGTGGTTCAACGTGGTGAGCTACGGCCTGAACGAAAACGAAGACATCGACTACGAAGCGGCTGAGAAGCTCGCGCAGGAACACAAGCCGAAGCTGATCGTCGCGGGCGCGTCGGCGTTCTCGCTGAAGATCGATTTCGAACGCCTGGCGAAGATCGCGAAGTCGGTCGGCGCATACCTGATGGTCGACATGGCCCACTACGCGGGCCTGATCGCGGCAGGCGTGTACCCGAACCCGGTGCCGCACGCGGATTTCGTGACGACGACGACGCACAAGAGCCTGCGCGGCCCGCGCGGCGGCGTGATCCTGATGAAGGCGGAGTACGAGAAGCCGATCAACTCGGCGATCTTCCCGGGGATCCAGGGCGGCCCGCTGATGCACGTGATCGCGGGCAAGGCGGTGGCGTTCAAGGAAGCGCTGTCGCCGGAGTTCAAGGCGTACCAGGAGAAGGTGGTCGAGAACGCACGCGTGCTGGCAGAAACGCTGGTGAAGCGTGGCCTGCGGATCGTATCGGGCCGCACGGAAAGCCACGTGATGCTGGTGGACCTGCGTGCTAAAAACATCACGGGCAAGGCTGCGGAAGCGGCACTGGGCGCGGCGCACATCACGGTGAACAAGAACGCGATCCCGAACGATCCGGAAAAGCCGTTCGTGACGAGCGGCATTCGTCTCGGCTCGCCGGCAATGACGACGCGCGGCTTCGGTCCGGCGGAAGCGGAGCAGGTGGGCAACCTGATCGCGGACGTGCTGGACAACCCGGAAGATGCAGCGACGATCGAGCGCGTGCGCGCGCAGGTCGCCGAGCTGACGAAGCGTTTCCCGGTCTATCGCTGA
- the nrdR gene encoding transcriptional regulator NrdR codes for MRCPFCRHDDTQVVDSRVSEDGAAIRRRRRCSACDKRFTTYERVELSLPFVVKKDGSRTEFDRRKIVASMQLALRKRPVAADAIDAAVARIEYQLLATGEREVRSEKLGELVMNELRGLDTIAYVRFASVYRRFEDVSEFADVIEEFRRASPAKTPRKR; via the coding sequence ATGCGCTGCCCGTTCTGCCGGCATGACGACACGCAGGTCGTGGATTCCCGCGTGTCCGAAGATGGCGCCGCGATCCGGCGGCGCCGTCGCTGCTCGGCTTGCGACAAGCGCTTCACGACGTACGAGCGGGTCGAGCTGTCCCTGCCGTTCGTCGTGAAGAAGGACGGCAGCCGCACGGAATTCGACCGTCGCAAGATCGTCGCCAGCATGCAACTCGCGCTGCGCAAGCGGCCGGTTGCTGCCGACGCGATCGACGCGGCGGTTGCCCGCATCGAATATCAACTGCTCGCGACCGGCGAGCGCGAAGTGCGTAGCGAGAAGCTCGGCGAACTCGTGATGAACGAGTTGCGCGGCCTCGATACGATCGCTTATGTCCGCTTCGCATCGGTGTATCGCCGGTTCGAGGACGTTTCCGAATTTGCCGACGTGATCGAAGAGTTCCGTCGTGCCTCTCCCGCCAAGACTCCACGTAAGCGCTGA
- a CDS encoding GspH/FimT family pseudopilin, with amino-acid sequence MGLHAHPLKNVLRRAGGFTLVELMVAISLAAGLTFYAAPAFDQWRIRERVDARSRMLLGALSFARTEATRLGVRVTLCRAGSGSACLRAGERCDTAEWSCDWIVSGQVDGQSRVLRRYPRDGEVAVAGAAHDLAFAPPVGQAIGGIRRFELRPRRDVPGADDAHASRCVRIAAGGRARVVAGRCDAA; translated from the coding sequence ATGGGACTGCACGCTCACCCCCTGAAAAATGTATTGCGACGCGCGGGCGGATTCACGCTCGTCGAACTGATGGTCGCCATCTCGCTGGCGGCCGGGCTCACGTTTTATGCCGCACCTGCGTTCGACCAATGGCGCATTCGCGAACGCGTGGATGCACGCTCGCGCATGTTGCTCGGTGCGCTGTCGTTTGCACGTACCGAGGCGACGCGTCTCGGCGTGCGCGTCACGCTGTGCCGGGCCGGTAGTGGTAGCGCCTGTCTACGTGCGGGTGAACGGTGCGACACGGCTGAATGGTCGTGTGACTGGATCGTCAGCGGGCAGGTCGACGGGCAGTCGCGCGTGCTGCGGCGCTATCCGCGCGATGGCGAAGTGGCCGTCGCGGGAGCCGCGCACGATCTCGCGTTCGCACCGCCGGTTGGTCAGGCAATCGGTGGCATCCGGCGCTTCGAATTGCGTCCGCGACGCGACGTTCCGGGGGCGGACGACGCGCATGCATCGCGTTGCGTACGAATCGCGGCAGGCGGCCGGGCGCGAGTTGTCGCCGGCCGTTGTGACGCGGCGTGA
- a CDS encoding type IV pilus modification PilV family protein — protein MRGTSLIEAMLAIALLATVMLAVAGSQFAMAREQRATIWRERALWLADARIERLHVAAQADDGLATRAAASLPGGTMTRGDGPDGIRYTVVGWRGGNAATGPRCEAAGRSAQPPSCVRIPYRGAGADGR, from the coding sequence ATGCGCGGCACGTCGCTGATCGAAGCGATGCTGGCGATCGCGCTGCTCGCCACCGTGATGCTGGCTGTAGCGGGCAGCCAGTTTGCGATGGCGCGTGAGCAGCGCGCGACGATCTGGCGTGAGCGCGCGCTTTGGCTGGCCGATGCGCGTATCGAGCGCTTGCACGTCGCTGCGCAGGCCGACGATGGCCTCGCGACGCGGGCCGCGGCTTCGCTGCCCGGCGGCACGATGACGCGCGGTGACGGGCCGGATGGCATTCGCTACACGGTTGTCGGCTGGCGCGGCGGCAATGCGGCCACCGGGCCGCGATGCGAAGCGGCGGGACGCTCGGCGCAGCCGCCGTCGTGCGTCCGGATTCCGTATCGGGGGGCTGGCGCCGATGGACGCTGA
- a CDS encoding PilW family protein — translation MDADRRMRAHTLLEVLIAMTVGLLVLAAAGALYHAQRVAQRRADDGFRMRDAAGTALMLIGQQIQMAGFRPLDMERVSSLPPVFGCSMARVRGEGAQVRCEPVRGASDALLIRYVGDAVSTWLTASGQVSDCLGQGVGVSGDRAPVENRFDVHTSPSTGEPELYCEGSGRPGTPQPVVSGIDQLRVRYLRRGGTQFVDADALRGDDWRDVVAVHVCVRARGEPTGEPERHVDCDGRTIVAQDGRGRLTLDRIVGLRNAAHTFDDTSLDVTDEPGVPR, via the coding sequence ATGGACGCTGATCGCCGCATGCGTGCGCATACGTTGCTTGAAGTGTTGATCGCGATGACCGTCGGTCTGCTCGTGCTCGCGGCGGCCGGTGCGCTGTACCACGCGCAGCGCGTCGCACAGCGGCGCGCGGATGACGGGTTCCGGATGCGCGATGCTGCCGGCACCGCACTGATGCTGATCGGCCAGCAGATCCAGATGGCCGGATTTCGGCCGCTCGACATGGAACGCGTGTCGTCGTTGCCACCGGTGTTCGGCTGTTCGATGGCGCGTGTGAGGGGCGAGGGCGCGCAGGTACGGTGCGAGCCCGTGCGCGGTGCGTCGGACGCGTTGCTGATCCGGTATGTCGGCGATGCCGTATCGACGTGGCTCACCGCGAGCGGCCAGGTGTCGGATTGCCTCGGGCAGGGTGTCGGCGTGTCCGGCGATCGTGCGCCGGTGGAGAACCGCTTCGATGTGCACACCAGCCCTTCGACGGGCGAGCCTGAATTGTATTGCGAAGGAAGCGGCCGTCCGGGCACGCCGCAGCCGGTCGTGTCGGGAATCGATCAGTTGCGGGTGCGCTATCTTCGCCGCGGCGGCACGCAGTTCGTCGATGCCGATGCCTTGCGCGGCGACGACTGGCGCGATGTCGTGGCCGTGCATGTCTGCGTGCGGGCGCGCGGCGAACCGACGGGCGAGCCGGAGCGGCACGTCGACTGCGACGGCCGCACGATCGTTGCGCAAGACGGCCGCGGGCGTCTGACGCTCGATCGCATCGTCGGGTTGCGCAATGCTGCACACACATTCGACGATACGTCGCTTGATGTCACGGATGAACCCGGGGTGCCGCGATGA
- a CDS encoding type IV pilin protein, translating into MNGRACVYRSAGFTLIELMIVLAIVSLLAGWGIPSYREHVVRVHRASAVAALYRAAQYLETLDGVPPSALPAALAQAPPDGRVVYRLALKRPDRDDSPVTYDLAAIPLDTGLMRDDACGAFTLRSDGTKGNVRSDGSDGQVAACWGAR; encoded by the coding sequence ATGAACGGTCGCGCGTGCGTGTACCGCTCGGCGGGATTCACGCTGATCGAGTTGATGATCGTGCTCGCGATCGTCTCGTTGCTGGCCGGATGGGGCATCCCGTCGTATCGAGAGCATGTCGTGCGCGTTCATCGCGCGTCGGCGGTCGCCGCGTTGTACCGCGCGGCCCAATATCTCGAAACACTGGACGGTGTGCCACCCTCGGCATTGCCGGCGGCGCTCGCGCAAGCGCCGCCGGACGGGCGCGTGGTTTATCGACTGGCGCTGAAGCGGCCGGACCGCGACGATTCGCCGGTGACTTATGACCTGGCGGCCATCCCGCTCGACACCGGACTGATGCGCGACGATGCGTGCGGCGCATTCACGCTGCGTTCGGACGGCACGAAAGGCAACGTGCGAAGTGACGGCTCCGACGGACAGGTCGCGGCTTGCTGGGGTGCGCGTTGA
- a CDS encoding DUF3318 domain-containing protein: MSQNVTGNSPRSHSSRSNWSASQHRALRKELLILRSEVERLELAEAAGEMRQAVTRFSWLKVFIPGLSSNKFSQSAKNLNASLGQLVNQYPMLSSLASLVLAKPVRSLLRASAGPALKWGTLGFAAWEVYRIWKQSRDERGLDTQDD; the protein is encoded by the coding sequence ATGAGCCAGAACGTCACGGGCAATTCACCCCGCTCCCATTCGTCGCGATCGAACTGGAGCGCGTCACAGCATCGCGCGCTCCGCAAGGAACTGCTGATCCTGCGATCCGAAGTCGAGCGGCTCGAACTCGCGGAAGCCGCCGGCGAAATGCGCCAGGCCGTCACGCGCTTCAGCTGGCTCAAGGTGTTCATCCCCGGCCTGTCCAGCAACAAGTTCAGCCAGTCCGCCAAGAACCTGAACGCGAGCCTCGGCCAGCTCGTCAACCAGTATCCGATGCTGAGTTCGCTCGCATCGCTCGTGCTCGCCAAACCCGTTCGCTCGCTGCTGCGCGCGAGCGCGGGCCCCGCACTGAAGTGGGGTACGCTCGGTTTCGCGGCATGGGAGGTCTACCGGATCTGGAAGCAGTCCCGAGACGAGCGTGGTCTCGACACCCAAGACGACTGA
- a CDS encoding phage holin family protein: MTTDTTSQPSGQGPLRRLVGSAIGLLQTRLELVGIELAEEKERLMGVLFLGLAAMMLATMALISLTVLVAIAFWDTYRWQSLAAITALYAASGIACALKARSGLRAAPTVFEATLAELEKDRELFRGKP; encoded by the coding sequence ATGACGACAGACACCACCTCGCAGCCGTCCGGCCAAGGACCGCTGCGCCGCCTCGTCGGCTCCGCGATCGGCCTTCTGCAAACGCGCCTCGAACTGGTAGGTATCGAGCTTGCCGAGGAGAAGGAGCGCCTGATGGGCGTGCTGTTCCTCGGGCTCGCCGCGATGATGCTCGCCACGATGGCACTCATCAGCCTGACCGTGCTCGTCGCGATCGCGTTCTGGGATACCTACCGCTGGCAGTCGCTCGCGGCGATCACCGCGCTGTATGCCGCGAGCGGGATCGCATGCGCACTGAAGGCCCGCTCGGGCCTGCGCGCCGCGCCGACCGTATTCGAGGCGACGCTCGCCGAACTCGAGAAAGACCGCGAGCTGTTCCGCGGCAAGCCGTGA
- a CDS encoding DUF883 family protein: MSEINKEKLMSDIKTVLSDAEDLLKQAASSTGDRAAELREKAMSRLKQAKEKAADVQVVVVEKGKKAARATDDYVHEHPWTSIGVAAGVGVLIGLLINRK; the protein is encoded by the coding sequence ATGTCGGAAATCAACAAGGAGAAACTGATGTCGGATATCAAAACCGTTCTCTCGGACGCCGAAGACCTGCTCAAGCAAGCTGCGAGCAGCACGGGCGACCGTGCGGCCGAGCTGCGCGAGAAAGCCATGTCGCGCCTCAAGCAGGCCAAGGAAAAGGCAGCCGACGTCCAGGTCGTCGTGGTCGAAAAAGGCAAGAAGGCCGCACGCGCGACCGACGATTACGTGCACGAGCATCCGTGGACGTCGATCGGCGTCGCCGCGGGCGTCGGCGTGCTGATCGGTCTGCTGATCAACCGCAAGTAA
- a CDS encoding peroxiredoxin, with protein MSLRLGDIAPDFEQESSLGPIKFHEWLGDGWGVLFSHPADYTPVCTTELGLTSKLKGEFEKRNVKVIALSVDGVESHKGWINDINETQSTVVGFPIIADSDRKVSQLYDMIHPNANETLTVRSLFVIDPNKKVRLIITYPASTGRNFDEVLRVIDSLQLTDNYKVATPGNWKDGDDVVIVPSLQDPEELKKRFPKGFNAVRPYLRLTPQPNK; from the coding sequence ATGAGTCTGCGTCTTGGCGACATCGCACCGGATTTCGAGCAGGAATCGAGCCTGGGCCCGATCAAGTTTCACGAATGGCTGGGTGACGGCTGGGGTGTCCTGTTCTCCCATCCGGCCGACTACACGCCGGTGTGCACGACCGAACTCGGGCTGACCTCGAAGCTGAAGGGCGAATTCGAGAAGCGCAATGTAAAAGTTATCGCGCTGTCGGTCGACGGTGTCGAGTCGCACAAGGGCTGGATCAACGACATCAACGAAACGCAGTCGACGGTCGTTGGTTTCCCGATCATCGCCGATTCGGACCGCAAGGTTTCGCAGTTGTACGACATGATCCACCCGAACGCGAACGAAACGCTGACGGTGCGTTCGCTGTTCGTGATCGACCCGAACAAGAAGGTGCGGCTCATCATCACGTACCCGGCCAGCACGGGGCGCAACTTCGACGAAGTGCTGCGCGTGATCGACTCGCTGCAACTGACCGACAACTACAAGGTCGCGACGCCCGGCAACTGGAAGGATGGCGACGACGTCGTGATCGTCCCGTCGCTGCAGGATCCGGAAGAGCTGAAGAAGCGCTTCCCGAAGGGCTTCAACGCGGTGCGTCCGTATCTGCGCCTCACGCCGCAGCCGAACAAGTAA